A single region of the Halorussus salinus genome encodes:
- a CDS encoding DUF7139 domain-containing protein, which produces MSADGGEHEEDYWRAVARASALLVGSLVAVVGFVAVTASLVAGFGVAKSAALRLGVLLGGLSLLAGFLVLFGRCPDAARSRPLAGVGTAVAGVGVVLFWTAEWTGHVGQLPPVAMGTYALGVLALFGAGFRTSPSDDDSDRRESDAFGGSVESVVTAADPERASGDGDERRSDDETETR; this is translated from the coding sequence ATGTCGGCCGACGGGGGAGAACACGAGGAGGACTACTGGCGAGCAGTCGCTCGTGCGAGCGCCCTCCTCGTCGGGAGTCTGGTCGCGGTCGTCGGGTTCGTCGCCGTGACCGCCAGTCTCGTCGCGGGGTTCGGGGTCGCGAAGTCGGCCGCGCTCCGACTCGGGGTTCTCCTCGGGGGCCTCTCGCTGCTCGCTGGCTTTCTCGTGCTGTTCGGCCGGTGTCCCGACGCGGCCCGGTCGAGACCGCTCGCGGGCGTTGGTACCGCCGTCGCGGGCGTGGGCGTCGTGCTGTTCTGGACCGCGGAGTGGACCGGCCACGTCGGCCAGTTACCGCCGGTCGCGATGGGAACCTACGCGCTCGGCGTGCTGGCGCTGTTCGGTGCCGGATTCCGGACTTCGCCGAGCGACGACGACTCGGACCGTCGCGAGTCCGACGCGTTCGGGGGGAGCGTCGAGTCGGTCGTGACCGCGGCGGACCCCGAGCGGGCGTCCGGCGACGGCGACGAGAGACGGTCGGACGACGAGACCGAGACGCGGTGA
- a CDS encoding DUF7282 domain-containing protein, whose protein sequence is MTRKTTVLAIAALMVVGSSAALAVGASPAATDERPLAQETETTTGNETGETTTADETMGETTTAAGQLGAGVQVTFLNQSAGVTFTDMEPNKTTVTIERVVVPEGGFLVVHEAQNVTGEYATEGEVEVGAVVGNSTYLEPGAHSNVVVELNESIDTTQTLVAMPHRDTNDNQQYEFPEADAPYTMDGSAVIDNALVIVDYDVIDATFGDEENRTTTEA, encoded by the coding sequence ATGACACGCAAGACAACAGTCCTCGCTATCGCCGCGCTGATGGTCGTCGGCTCCTCGGCCGCACTCGCGGTCGGGGCCAGTCCGGCCGCGACCGACGAGAGACCGCTCGCACAGGAGACTGAGACGACGACAGGCAACGAGACGGGCGAGACGACGACCGCCGACGAGACGATGGGCGAGACGACGACCGCGGCGGGACAACTCGGGGCGGGGGTACAGGTCACGTTCCTCAACCAGAGCGCGGGAGTCACGTTCACCGACATGGAGCCGAACAAGACGACGGTGACTATCGAGCGCGTCGTCGTCCCCGAGGGCGGCTTCCTCGTCGTCCACGAAGCTCAGAACGTGACCGGCGAGTACGCCACCGAAGGTGAGGTTGAGGTCGGTGCAGTGGTCGGCAACTCGACGTACCTCGAACCCGGTGCCCACAGTAACGTGGTCGTCGAGTTGAACGAGAGCATCGACACCACCCAGACGCTCGTCGCGATGCCCCACCGCGACACGAACGACAACCAGCAGTACGAGTTCCCCGAGGCGGACGCGCCCTACACGATGGACGGTTCGGCGGTCATCGACAACGCGCTCGTCATCGTGGACTACGACGTTATCGACGCGACGTTCGGTGACGAGGAGAACCGGACGACGACCGAAGCCTGA
- a CDS encoding DUF2797 domain-containing protein, with amino-acid sequence MLLADADGVHRERLDPGRELGYALGDRRCAGALDGSTHYDCANAAAPYCDQHTSTWVCARCTGSCLKDEMDCYDDHAIYLAAFAPATFKVGVTKAWRLPTRLREQGADRAALLRTVENGRIAREIESQLADEFTDRVRVPDKISGLHRAVDEAAWRDALAEFDPAETFEFDYGLDLSARPVAETMATGEIVGVQGRVLVLARGGTTYAVDLRNLVGYEVGDDESERQLQSSLGAF; translated from the coding sequence TTGCTCCTCGCCGACGCCGACGGCGTTCACCGCGAGCGACTCGACCCCGGCCGCGAACTCGGCTACGCGCTCGGCGACCGTCGGTGTGCGGGCGCGCTCGACGGTTCGACCCACTACGACTGTGCGAACGCGGCCGCGCCCTACTGCGACCAGCACACCAGCACGTGGGTCTGCGCGCGGTGTACCGGAAGCTGTCTCAAAGACGAGATGGACTGCTACGACGACCACGCCATCTATCTGGCGGCGTTCGCGCCCGCGACGTTCAAGGTCGGCGTGACCAAGGCGTGGCGACTCCCCACGCGTCTGCGCGAGCAGGGTGCCGACCGCGCGGCACTCCTCCGGACCGTCGAAAACGGCCGCATCGCCCGCGAAATCGAGTCCCAGTTGGCCGACGAGTTCACCGACCGCGTGCGCGTCCCCGACAAGATTTCGGGGCTTCACAGGGCGGTGGACGAGGCGGCGTGGCGCGACGCCCTCGCGGAGTTCGACCCGGCCGAGACGTTCGAGTTCGACTACGGACTGGACCTCTCGGCCCGACCGGTCGCCGAGACGATGGCCACCGGCGAAATCGTCGGCGTGCAGGGCCGCGTGCTGGTCCTCGCTCGGGGCGGGACGACCTACGCGGTGGACCTGCGGAATCTGGTCGGCTACGAGGTCGGCGACGACGAGAGCGAGCGACAGCTCCAGTCGAGTCTCGGCGCGTTCTGA
- a CDS encoding S8 family serine peptidase, translating into MLGNDNGVSRRSVLKTAGGSLAAMGATGLAAAKPDDKVEINVGFKSEKGKQMALSQANDVVRKFDSLDIVTIQAPKKAATALDQSPNIRFVEENGRMQALAQTLPWGIDRVDADNVAASGSGADVAIIDTGIDGNHPDLEANLGAGAQAVACSSYSAECTYSWGDDNGHGTHCAGTAGAVDNYEGVVGVGDGITLHAVKVLGSSGGGSYSDIAAGIEYVADQGWEVGSLSLGGSASSTVRSAVQYADDRGVTLVAAAGNSGPCTDCVGYPAAYPETIAVSSTNDYDGLSSFSSTGPEVDIAAPGSDIYSTYVGGGYQTLSGTSMACPHVAGAAGILRSQGLSNAQTKSRLLNTAENIGLGSNESGAGLLDVEAAVQ; encoded by the coding sequence ATGCTTGGTAACGACAATGGCGTTTCGCGACGTAGCGTACTGAAAACGGCGGGCGGTTCGCTCGCGGCGATGGGCGCGACCGGCCTCGCGGCGGCCAAGCCCGACGACAAGGTCGAAATCAACGTCGGCTTCAAGTCCGAGAAGGGCAAGCAGATGGCCCTCTCGCAGGCCAACGATGTCGTCCGGAAGTTCGACTCCCTCGACATCGTGACCATTCAGGCCCCGAAGAAGGCCGCGACGGCGCTCGACCAGAGCCCGAACATCCGCTTCGTCGAGGAGAACGGCCGGATGCAGGCGCTGGCCCAGACCCTGCCGTGGGGCATCGACCGCGTGGACGCCGACAACGTGGCCGCCAGCGGTAGCGGTGCCGACGTGGCCATCATCGACACTGGTATCGACGGCAACCACCCCGACCTCGAAGCCAACCTCGGCGCTGGCGCGCAAGCGGTCGCGTGTAGCTCCTACTCCGCGGAGTGTACCTACAGTTGGGGCGACGACAACGGCCACGGGACCCACTGTGCCGGTACCGCGGGTGCAGTTGACAACTACGAGGGCGTCGTCGGCGTCGGCGACGGAATCACGCTCCACGCCGTGAAGGTCCTCGGTTCCAGCGGCGGTGGCTCCTACTCGGACATCGCGGCGGGTATCGAGTACGTCGCCGACCAAGGCTGGGAGGTCGGTTCGCTCTCGCTCGGTGGCAGCGCGTCCAGTACGGTCCGCAGTGCCGTGCAGTACGCCGACGACCGCGGCGTCACGCTCGTCGCGGCCGCCGGGAACTCCGGTCCGTGTACCGACTGTGTCGGCTACCCCGCCGCCTACCCCGAGACCATCGCGGTCTCCTCGACCAACGACTACGACGGCCTGTCGAGTTTCTCCTCGACCGGTCCCGAGGTGGACATCGCCGCGCCCGGTTCCGACATCTACTCGACGTACGTCGGCGGCGGCTACCAGACCCTCTCGGGAACCTCGATGGCCTGCCCGCACGTCGCCGGTGCCGCGGGCATCCTGCGCTCGCAGGGCCTCTCGAACGCCCAGACGAAGAGCCGACTCCTGAACACCGCCGAGAACATCGGTCTGGGCTCCAACGAGTCCGGTGCGGGTCTCCTCGACGTGGAAGCCGCGGTTCAGTAA
- a CDS encoding S8 family peptidase, producing MRGKDNGISRRNVLKMAGASVATAAGSGLAAAKPDDTVEVNVGFASEKGRQVALGKADETVRKFDSIDVLTLRLPKRAATALEKNPNVRYVEENGTMEALAETLPWGQQRIDSDVVYSNGELGAGADVAILDTGIDDDHPDLTDRLGTGKAFVSCNTQGGCRFGAKPADNTCNYSWTDDNNHGTHCAGIAAGDDNSQGIVGAAPDATLHAVKVLGKCGSGSFSDIAAGVEYVADQGWDVASMSLGASSGSSALRDAVQYATNNGVFVVAAAGNDGPCSDCVGYPAAYPEVMAVGSTASDDTLSDFSSTGPEVDIAAPGSDIYSTVANGGYDTYSGTSMATPHVAGVAGQLAANGTTGSDIRSTLANSAENIGLASNESGAGLLDAAAALGYDSSDDT from the coding sequence ATGCGAGGTAAAGACAATGGTATTTCGAGGCGGAACGTCCTCAAGATGGCCGGTGCGTCCGTCGCAACGGCGGCAGGAAGCGGACTCGCGGCGGCGAAACCCGACGACACCGTCGAGGTCAACGTCGGCTTCGCGTCCGAGAAGGGCCGACAGGTGGCCCTCGGAAAGGCAGACGAGACGGTCCGGAAGTTCGACTCCATCGACGTGCTGACGCTCCGACTGCCCAAGCGGGCGGCGACGGCGCTGGAGAAGAACCCGAACGTCCGCTACGTCGAGGAGAACGGCACGATGGAGGCGCTCGCCGAGACCCTGCCGTGGGGCCAACAGCGTATCGACTCCGACGTGGTCTACAGCAACGGCGAACTGGGCGCTGGCGCGGACGTGGCCATCCTCGACACGGGCATCGACGACGACCACCCCGACCTGACCGACCGGCTCGGTACGGGGAAGGCGTTCGTCAGCTGTAACACCCAAGGCGGCTGTCGCTTCGGTGCCAAGCCCGCGGACAACACGTGCAACTACTCGTGGACCGACGACAACAACCACGGTACCCACTGCGCCGGAATCGCGGCAGGCGACGACAACAGTCAGGGCATCGTCGGTGCCGCGCCCGACGCGACGCTCCACGCGGTGAAGGTGCTGGGTAAGTGTGGCAGCGGTTCGTTCTCGGACATCGCGGCCGGTGTCGAGTACGTCGCCGACCAAGGCTGGGACGTGGCTTCGATGAGCCTCGGGGCCAGTTCCGGTTCGTCGGCGCTCCGCGACGCGGTGCAGTACGCGACGAACAACGGCGTCTTCGTCGTCGCGGCCGCGGGTAACGACGGACCGTGTTCCGACTGCGTGGGCTACCCCGCCGCCTACCCCGAAGTCATGGCTGTGGGTTCGACCGCGAGCGACGACACGCTCTCGGACTTCTCCAGCACGGGGCCGGAAGTCGATATCGCCGCGCCCGGTAGCGACATCTACTCGACGGTCGCCAACGGCGGGTACGACACCTACTCCGGCACGTCGATGGCGACACCGCACGTCGCGGGCGTCGCGGGTCAACTCGCCGCGAACGGCACGACCGGCAGCGACATCCGTTCGACGCTGGCCAACTCCGCGGAGAACATCGGTCTCGCCAGCAACGAGTCGGGTGCCGGTCTGCTCGACGCCGCGGCCGCGCTCGGCTACGACTCCAGCGACGACACCTGA
- a CDS encoding M48 family metallopeptidase codes for MKPSPDGVSEFSLALRVWAVTLALVVAAGVAIFQLVRTGAPPLYVAAGAFFLCYVSLQAWRSGGRFEIEENLRASGHPRLSDAPEIQRALLAVCERAGRPVPKVVVVRMDAPGAKVGYDDGDPLLAVDPRLPTVVGPTGMAAVFAHELGHLGRDLSTDAIRLYLPHVVGFGAFWTLALAGRGPTVATAGSALFLALAYSSDRRAAAVRYALGLGAEPLALAASRYANRLEEHRADAYAAELVSSADLTEALYRIAAVATGDNDEDVTGPIPWTADRSRWFAAFATHPSIERRAEMLDCELPAWVRPYRPHLGEE; via the coding sequence ATGAAGCCCTCGCCGGATGGAGTGTCGGAGTTCTCCCTCGCGCTCCGCGTGTGGGCGGTCACGCTGGCGCTCGTCGTCGCGGCCGGGGTCGCCATCTTCCAACTCGTCCGGACCGGCGCACCCCCGCTCTACGTCGCGGCGGGCGCGTTCTTTCTCTGCTACGTCTCCCTGCAGGCGTGGCGCTCTGGCGGGCGGTTCGAAATCGAGGAGAACCTGCGAGCGTCGGGCCACCCTCGGCTGAGCGACGCGCCGGAAATCCAGCGCGCGCTGTTGGCGGTCTGCGAGCGGGCGGGGCGGCCGGTTCCGAAGGTGGTCGTCGTCCGGATGGACGCGCCGGGCGCGAAGGTCGGTTACGACGACGGCGACCCCCTGCTGGCGGTGGACCCGCGCCTGCCGACCGTCGTCGGCCCGACCGGGATGGCGGCCGTCTTCGCCCACGAACTCGGCCACCTCGGGCGGGACCTCTCGACCGACGCGATTCGGCTCTACCTGCCTCACGTCGTCGGCTTCGGCGCGTTCTGGACCCTCGCGTTGGCGGGGCGCGGGCCGACCGTCGCCACCGCCGGGAGCGCGCTGTTTCTGGCGTTGGCGTACTCCTCGGACCGGCGGGCCGCGGCGGTCCGGTACGCGCTCGGTCTCGGCGCGGAACCGCTGGCGCTGGCCGCGAGCCGCTACGCCAACCGTCTGGAGGAGCATCGCGCGGACGCCTACGCCGCCGAACTCGTCTCCTCGGCCGACCTGACCGAAGCCCTCTACCGCATCGCGGCGGTGGCGACCGGCGACAACGACGAGGACGTGACCGGGCCGATTCCGTGGACCGCCGACCGGTCGCGGTGGTTCGCCGCGTTCGCGACCCACCCGTCGATAGAGCGCCGGGCCGAGATGCTGGACTGTGAACTCCCCGCGTGGGTCCGGCCGTACCGTCCGCATCTCGGCGAGGAGTGA
- a CDS encoding transcription initiation factor IIB family protein: MYRARDHVENERWLAEIEECADRLGLDTAARSRATDLFLSTVSEWDAPSDRDADSRRAVVAASLYAGSLIEGDQRSQGEVAEAVGVARLTIQQRWKDLLEAAGLQPPSW; encoded by the coding sequence GTGTATCGGGCACGCGACCACGTGGAAAACGAGCGGTGGCTGGCCGAAATCGAGGAGTGCGCCGACCGACTCGGCCTCGACACGGCGGCGCGCTCGCGGGCGACCGACCTCTTTCTCTCGACGGTCTCGGAGTGGGACGCGCCGAGCGACCGGGACGCCGACTCCCGGCGCGCGGTCGTCGCGGCCAGCCTCTACGCCGGGTCGCTCATCGAGGGCGACCAGCGTTCGCAAGGCGAGGTCGCCGAGGCCGTCGGAGTCGCCCGACTGACTATCCAGCAACGCTGGAAGGACCTGCTGGAGGCGGCGGGTCTGCAACCGCCGTCGTGGTGA
- a CDS encoding redox-regulated ATPase YchF produces MISIALAGKPNAGKSTFYKAATMADVDVANYPFTTIDANRGVSHVRTDCPCLERDERCGDEDCHDGKRYVPIELLDVAGLVPGAHEGRGLGNQFLDELTNADAIVNVVDASGGTNEEGEPVEIGTYDPVEEVDFIEEQLDQWLASIVERNWESVERKSRSPDFDVDEALADMLTGFGASEADVAASLRELDYPEDPIQWTDEHREALARDVRARTKPIILVANKADVAPAENIERLKETGKPVIPATAEGELALRQAEQAGAVAYDPGDEDFEILGDLSDDQQAGLDQIREVMAEWGGTGVQDALDHAVYDLLDQITAFPVQNETKWTDAKGNVLPDAFLLPRGSTPKDLAYAVHSDIGDGYLHAVNGKTNREISDQYELEEGDVVKIVSTAK; encoded by the coding sequence ATGATTTCCATCGCACTCGCGGGCAAGCCCAACGCGGGCAAGTCCACCTTCTACAAGGCCGCGACGATGGCCGACGTGGACGTGGCGAACTACCCGTTCACGACCATCGACGCGAACCGCGGCGTCAGCCACGTCCGGACCGACTGTCCCTGCCTCGAACGCGACGAGCGATGCGGCGACGAGGACTGTCACGACGGCAAACGATACGTCCCCATCGAACTGCTGGACGTGGCCGGACTCGTGCCGGGCGCACACGAGGGCCGCGGACTCGGCAATCAGTTTCTGGACGAGTTGACGAATGCCGACGCCATCGTCAACGTCGTGGACGCCTCCGGCGGCACCAACGAGGAGGGCGAACCGGTCGAAATCGGCACCTACGACCCGGTGGAGGAGGTCGATTTCATCGAAGAGCAGTTAGACCAGTGGCTCGCCAGCATCGTCGAGCGCAACTGGGAGAGCGTCGAGCGCAAGTCCCGGTCGCCCGACTTCGATGTGGACGAAGCCCTCGCGGACATGTTGACGGGATTCGGCGCGAGCGAGGCCGACGTGGCCGCCAGCCTGCGGGAGTTGGACTACCCCGAGGACCCGATTCAGTGGACCGACGAGCATCGGGAGGCCCTCGCCCGCGACGTGCGTGCGCGGACGAAGCCCATCATTCTCGTTGCGAACAAAGCCGACGTGGCTCCGGCCGAGAACATCGAGCGCCTCAAAGAGACCGGCAAGCCCGTGATTCCCGCGACCGCCGAGGGCGAACTGGCGCTCCGACAGGCCGAGCAGGCCGGAGCCGTCGCCTACGACCCCGGCGACGAGGACTTCGAGATTCTGGGCGACCTGAGCGACGACCAGCAGGCCGGACTCGACCAGATTCGGGAGGTCATGGCCGAGTGGGGCGGGACGGGCGTGCAAGACGCCCTCGACCACGCGGTCTACGACCTGCTGGACCAGATCACCGCCTTCCCGGTCCAGAACGAGACCAAGTGGACCGACGCGAAGGGCAACGTCCTGCCCGACGCCTTCCTCTTGCCGCGCGGTTCGACGCCAAAGGACTTGGCCTACGCGGTCCACAGCGACATCGGCGACGGCTACCTCCACGCCGTCAACGGGAAGACGAACCGCGAAATCAGCGACCAGTACGAGTTAGAGGAGGGCGACGTGGTGAAGATAGTGAGTACCGCGAAGTGA
- a CDS encoding alpha/beta fold hydrolase, producing MAIEERERTRSDADRPWSHEQAVVGDVRLHYVAAGDDEDPLVVLLHGFPEFWYSWREQIPALADAGYRVVAPDMRGYNLSEKPPGLDSYRMEELVGDVVNLIDHFGRDEATVVGHDWGGAIAWETAIRRPERVARLAVLNAPHPERFREELRSNPEQWRRSWYMLWFQVPALPEKLLGARNAFGVGRLLEESANPGTFGDDDLRRYREAAARPGALGAAIHYYRALFRQQLGEQARRLVGRAEPQRRLRVPTLLIWGEEDVALGTELTEGLNDYVSDVRVERLPGASHWVQNDRPERVNDLLVEFCGETE from the coding sequence ATGGCAATCGAGGAGCGCGAGCGAACGCGGAGCGACGCCGACCGACCGTGGAGCCACGAGCAGGCCGTCGTCGGCGACGTGCGCCTGCACTACGTCGCCGCGGGCGACGACGAGGACCCGCTCGTCGTCCTGCTCCACGGCTTCCCCGAGTTCTGGTACTCGTGGCGCGAGCAGATTCCCGCGCTCGCCGACGCGGGCTACCGGGTCGTCGCGCCAGACATGCGGGGGTACAACCTGTCGGAGAAACCGCCGGGACTCGACAGCTACCGGATGGAGGAGTTGGTCGGTGACGTAGTGAACCTCATCGACCACTTCGGCCGCGACGAGGCCACCGTGGTCGGCCACGACTGGGGCGGCGCGATAGCGTGGGAGACCGCGATTCGCCGCCCCGAGCGCGTCGCCCGCCTCGCGGTCCTCAACGCGCCCCATCCAGAGCGGTTCCGCGAGGAACTCCGGTCCAACCCCGAGCAGTGGCGGCGCTCGTGGTACATGCTCTGGTTTCAGGTGCCCGCGCTCCCGGAGAAACTCCTCGGCGCGCGAAACGCCTTCGGCGTGGGGCGACTCCTCGAAGAGAGCGCGAACCCCGGCACGTTCGGCGACGACGACCTCCGGCGCTATCGGGAGGCCGCCGCCAGACCCGGCGCGCTCGGGGCGGCGATACACTACTACCGGGCGCTGTTCCGCCAGCAGTTGGGCGAGCAAGCGCGCCGACTTGTCGGCCGGGCCGAACCCCAGCGCCGCCTCCGGGTGCCGACCCTGCTCATCTGGGGCGAGGAGGACGTGGCGCTCGGCACCGAACTGACCGAGGGACTGAACGACTACGTCTCGGACGTGCGCGTAGAGCGCCTGCCCGGCGCGAGCCACTGGGTCCAGAACGACCGTCCGGAGCGCGTCAACGACCTGCTGGTCGAGTTCTGCGGGGAGACGGAGTAA
- a CDS encoding S8 family peptidase: protein MSRRNVLKGVGASVATAGVASGLAAADPTEKVEVNVGFASERGRKAALSQSDETVRKFDSIDVLTLRLPKRAATALEKNPNIRYVEENGTMEALAQTLPWGVDRVDAEVAHANGETGSGADIAIIDTGIDDDHPDLQGNLGTGKAFVSCGNGGYFGNCGYSGNSNACNDPWSDDNDHGTHCAGIADAVNNSEGVKGVSTEATLHAVKVLDCSGSGSFSDIAAGIEYVANQGWDVASLSLGGSSGSSALKDAVEYAQGQGVLLVAAAGNDGSCTDCVGYPAAYDEVMAVSSTNSNDELSSFSSQGPQVEIAAPGSDIYSTVPGGYDTFSGTSMACPHVSGAGGQLMANGASNGNARSQLKSTAENINLGSNESGSGLLDVAAALGLDSSDST, encoded by the coding sequence ATGTCTCGGCGTAACGTATTGAAAGGTGTCGGTGCGTCCGTCGCGACTGCTGGCGTAGCGAGCGGTCTCGCGGCGGCCGACCCGACCGAAAAAGTCGAAGTCAACGTCGGCTTCGCGTCCGAGCGCGGCCGGAAGGCGGCGCTCAGCCAATCCGACGAGACGGTCCGGAAGTTCGACTCCATCGACGTGCTGACGCTCCGACTGCCCAAGCGGGCGGCGACGGCGCTGGAGAAGAACCCGAACATCCGGTACGTCGAGGAGAACGGCACGATGGAGGCGCTGGCCCAGACCCTGCCGTGGGGCGTCGACCGCGTGGACGCGGAGGTCGCACACGCGAACGGCGAGACGGGCAGTGGTGCCGACATCGCTATCATCGACACGGGCATCGACGACGACCACCCCGACCTGCAGGGCAACCTCGGAACCGGGAAGGCGTTCGTCTCCTGTGGCAACGGCGGCTACTTTGGTAACTGCGGGTATTCGGGCAACAGCAACGCCTGTAACGACCCGTGGTCCGACGACAACGACCACGGCACCCACTGTGCCGGTATCGCCGACGCCGTGAACAACAGCGAGGGCGTCAAGGGCGTCTCGACCGAGGCGACGCTCCACGCGGTCAAGGTGCTGGACTGTTCGGGGAGCGGGTCGTTCTCGGACATCGCGGCGGGTATCGAGTACGTCGCCAACCAAGGCTGGGATGTCGCTTCCCTGAGCCTCGGCGGGAGTTCCGGTTCGTCGGCGCTCAAGGACGCGGTGGAGTACGCGCAGGGACAGGGCGTCTTGCTGGTCGCGGCCGCGGGCAACGACGGCTCCTGTACCGACTGTGTCGGCTACCCCGCCGCCTACGACGAAGTGATGGCGGTCAGTTCGACCAACAGCAACGACGAACTGTCGAGTTTCTCCTCGCAGGGTCCGCAAGTGGAAATCGCCGCGCCCGGTTCCGACATCTACTCGACGGTGCCCGGCGGCTACGACACGTTCTCGGGCACGTCGATGGCCTGCCCGCACGTCTCGGGCGCTGGCGGACAGCTCATGGCCAACGGCGCGAGCAACGGCAACGCTCGCAGTCAGCTGAAGTCCACCGCCGAGAACATCAATCTGGGAAGCAACGAGTCGGGGTCGGGCCTCCTCGACGTGGCCGCCGCGCTCGGTCTCGACTCCAGCGACAGCACGTAG
- a CDS encoding S8 family serine peptidase — MFDEETITRRTVLKTTGGSLLAVGAGGLAGASPDEEVRVNVGFDSGRGRSAALDAADEVVREFTFDAATLRLPKRAATALAERDSVRYVERDGTARALSTTWGYDRIDADVANINGYTGAGADVAVIDTGLPCDDPCLPNVGSGKAFVDCSSDCCAPWDDDNGHGTQVAGVIGADESCSCTTGIAPDATLHAVKVLNDYGAGSYSDIAAGVEYVARQGWDVGNLSLGGSSGSSVLKDAVEYATNNGVLLVGAAGGSGPCTSCVGYPAAYPEVVAVSATNRNDELASFSSRGPEIELAAPGSDITTVGSGGCATLSGTSYATAHASGVAALVMAQGYTNSGARTRLQNTAEDLGLPSDEQGSGLVDAAAAVGLNSSDD; from the coding sequence ATGTTCGACGAAGAGACCATCACGCGACGCACCGTTCTCAAGACGACCGGCGGGTCGCTCCTCGCCGTCGGCGCTGGCGGCCTCGCGGGGGCGTCCCCCGACGAGGAGGTCCGGGTCAACGTCGGGTTCGACTCCGGCCGCGGTCGGTCGGCGGCGCTCGACGCGGCCGACGAGGTGGTTCGGGAGTTCACCTTCGACGCCGCGACGCTCCGGCTACCCAAGCGGGCGGCCACCGCGCTCGCCGAACGCGATAGCGTGCGCTACGTCGAGCGCGACGGCACCGCGCGGGCGCTCTCGACCACGTGGGGCTACGACCGCATCGACGCCGACGTGGCAAACATCAACGGCTACACCGGTGCGGGTGCCGACGTGGCCGTCATCGACACGGGCCTGCCCTGCGACGACCCCTGCCTGCCGAACGTGGGCAGTGGCAAGGCGTTCGTGGACTGTTCGAGCGACTGCTGTGCGCCGTGGGACGACGACAACGGCCACGGAACCCAAGTCGCGGGCGTCATCGGTGCCGACGAGTCCTGTAGCTGTACGACCGGCATCGCACCCGACGCGACGCTCCACGCGGTCAAAGTGCTGAACGACTACGGCGCGGGGTCGTACTCCGACATCGCGGCGGGCGTCGAGTACGTCGCCCGGCAGGGCTGGGACGTGGGCAACCTCAGCCTCGGCGGGAGTTCGGGCTCCTCGGTCCTGAAAGACGCCGTGGAGTACGCGACGAACAACGGCGTCCTGCTGGTCGGCGCGGCGGGCGGGTCGGGTCCCTGCACGAGTTGCGTGGGTTACCCCGCGGCGTATCCGGAAGTCGTCGCGGTCAGCGCGACCAACCGGAACGACGAACTCGCCTCCTTCTCCAGTCGCGGCCCCGAAATCGAACTCGCCGCGCCCGGTTCCGACATCACGACCGTCGGCTCGGGCGGATGTGCAACTCTCTCGGGCACGTCGTACGCCACGGCCCACGCGTCGGGGGTCGCCGCGCTCGTGATGGCGCAAGGCTACACCAACTCCGGCGCTCGCACCCGACTCCAGAATACCGCCGAGGACCTCGGTCTGCCGAGCGACGAACAGGGCTCCGGTCTCGTGGACGCCGCGGCCGCGGTCGGACTGAATTCGAGCGACGACTGA